The DNA region CGACGAAGATCTCGTTCAGGGCGAGCAGCCGCTCGCCGCCGTCGAAGGTCGCCTGCACCATGGTGCGCCGCTGCAGGGGGGCGGCGCCGGCCGCGCTGGCGGGCAGCAGGGCGCGGAGTGCCTCCACCCGGGCCCGGGCCAGCACGCCGTCGTAGAGGTCGGGCGCCGGGTTGACCCCGACCACCGGCTGCCCGTCGAGGTACTTGGCGACGTTGGCCACGAGCCCGTCCTGCCCCACGGCCACGACCACGTCCTCGGGGGCGAAGAGGAAGCGGTCGAGGTCGGGGCGCCGCACCAGGGCCTGCCGCCAGTCCAGGGGCACGGAGGCCCGGGCCTCGGCGAGCACGGCCTGGAACTGCGCGTGGCGCGCCTCGACCGCGGCGAGCGTCTGGCCCCTGCTCTCCAGGAAGAACCGGACTTGGCCGCGGGTCGCGTGCCGGGCGATGAGCAGCTCGTAATCCGTGTCGCGGATCACGAAGACCACGCGGGGGGTGAGGGCCGGCATGGCGGGCCTCCTCAGCGGGGCGCGAGCCGCGCGGGAAGCGCGCCCCGGACCTCGCCGAGGATTGCCGCCAGCAGGTCGGGCGTGACGTTGACGTGCTCGATCGTCTCCAGCTTGCCGGCGAGTTCCCGGGCCGCCAGCCCGAGCAGGACGGCGGGCGGCATGTCCCGGTAGATTGCGGCGCGGCGCTGCTCCGCGTCGGCCCGGGCCCCCTCGACGAGCCGGATCCGCTCGGCCTCCGCGGCCGCCTCCAGGCCGCGGGCCTCCGCGACGCCGGCGGCGCGGTCGCGGGCGTTCTCGGCTTCTTGCGCGATCAGCACGGTCTCGCGCCGGGCCAACTCGGTCTTGGTCGCGAGCTCGTTCTCCGCGATGGCGCGCTCCTTCTCAACCGCCAGGGCGCGCCGCGCGAAGGTCGCCTCGTCGGCCTTCTGCTGCAGGGCCTCGAAGGTCGGCGTCTGCAGGGCGCGCTCCAGCTCGCTGGTCGGCGCGAGGTTGGTGAGCCGCACCGAAACCGCCGCGACGCCGATCTCGGCCAGCGCCGGGGCGGCGAACAGGACCCGTTCCAGCACGGCGCGCAGCGGCTCCGGACCGGCGTCGAGGAGGGCGCCGATCGGGCTCGCCCCGAGATACTGGAGCGCCGCCTGGCCGGCGATGCCGCCGAGGCGCGCCTCGATCCGCTCGATCGGCTCGCCCTGGAGGCGCCCGTTGCGGAGGTCGATCGAGAAATCGACCCGGCTCGCCAGCAGCTCCGGATCGACGACGTGCCAGCCGATCGTCCCCTGGACCACGACAGTCTGGAAGTCCCGGCTGCGGCCGCGGACGAACAGGGTCATCTCGCGGTCGTCGACCGGCACCTCGCTGATGCTGGCGGTCTCGGGCCGGAACCAGAAGACCAGACCCCGCCCGCTCTGCCGGACCCGGCCGTTGCGGAAGCGGATGATGTGGCTGCTCGCCTCGCTCCGGAGCTGGGCGATCACACCGATGTTGCGGACCGTTGCCATGATGGTCTCCTCAGAACTGACCCGAGCTGTCGAAGCGGAAGAGTTCGGCGGGGCGGAACGCCGTCCCGGCCTCGCGGGCGCCGGTCGGCGCGATCCAGCCCCGGTCGCGCATGCGGCGGCGGAAGGCGGATTTGTTGAGGGGCGCGCCGCGGATCGCCGCGTGCACGTCCTGGAGCTGCCGGAGGGTGAAGTGCTCCGGGAGTAGCGCGAAGCCGACATCCGTGTAGTCGAGCTTGCCGCGCAGCCGCTTCACGGCCAGCGCGAGGATGTCGGAGTGGTCGAAGGCGAGGGCGAGGGGGGCGCCGTCCTCGGTCTCGGCCGAGACCGGGCCGCCGGCCTCGCCCGCCCAGGGCACGATCAGCGTCGCCGCCGTCGGCGCGGCGCTGCCCGCCAGGGCCTCGGCGAGGGCCGCCTCCGGCAGCAGCGCCAGGTAGGCGACCGAGACGATGCGCATCCGCGGATCCCGGTCCACGGCGCCGAAGGTGTAGAGCTGCTCGAGCCGCGCCCGCCCGATCCCGGCCTTCTCGCGCAGGACGCGCTCCGCGGCGGCGTCGAGGGTCTCGGCGATGCCTACGAACCCGCCCGGCAGCGCCCACAGGCCGGCCTGCGGCAGCTGGCTTCGGCGCAGCAGGAGAGCGGCGAGCCGGCCCGCCCGGATCCCCACGAGGACGAGATCGACCGCCAGGGCGGGGCGCTCGTATTTCGCAGGATCGTAGCCTGCCAGGAACTCGGATTCGGTCATCGGACTTTTCTACTCAAGTTGAGCATAACTAAGACGCAGATTGCGCATATGTCAAGCCGAGAGCGGATCCGCCGGGAAGCGCCGCGGGACGCACAGCCCCGCACCGGCTCCGCACAGATCCGCCCGGGCGCGGCCGGTCGGTGCGGTCCGAGCCTGGAAAAGGGCGAAGCTTCTCGTGGCGACGGAGGGGCTGGCGCGGGAGCTTCAGCGGCGAGCCGGCATCGATCCGCCGGCGCAGGAGATTTCCCCCATGCCGTTCTTCGCTCCACGATCCGCGGTCGAGCCGCCCCGCAACGCCGCGCTGTCGCCGCTCTTCCTCGCGCTGCTGGCGCTCCTCATCATGCTCGCCTCGGCCCACGCGGCGCCAGGCCCGGAGCGGGGCGGCCTCAGGCTGCGCGGGCCGGCCGGCACCGCGCCGGTCGAGGCCGTCCAGCTCGCGACCGACATCAGCGTCGACGTCAGCGGCCCGACCGCCCGGGCCACCGTCACCCAGGCCTTCCGCAACGTCACGGCGGACTGGGTCGAGG from Methylobacterium sp. NMS14P includes:
- a CDS encoding SPFH domain-containing protein, whose product is MATVRNIGVIAQLRSEASSHIIRFRNGRVRQSGRGLVFWFRPETASISEVPVDDREMTLFVRGRSRDFQTVVVQGTIGWHVVDPELLASRVDFSIDLRNGRLQGEPIERIEARLGGIAGQAALQYLGASPIGALLDAGPEPLRAVLERVLFAAPALAEIGVAAVSVRLTNLAPTSELERALQTPTFEALQQKADEATFARRALAVEKERAIAENELATKTELARRETVLIAQEAENARDRAAGVAEARGLEAAAEAERIRLVEGARADAEQRRAAIYRDMPPAVLLGLAARELAGKLETIEHVNVTPDLLAAILGEVRGALPARLAPR
- a CDS encoding NUDIX hydrolase; protein product: MTESEFLAGYDPAKYERPALAVDLVLVGIRAGRLAALLLRRSQLPQAGLWALPGGFVGIAETLDAAAERVLREKAGIGRARLEQLYTFGAVDRDPRMRIVSVAYLALLPEAALAEALAGSAAPTAATLIVPWAGEAGGPVSAETEDGAPLALAFDHSDILALAVKRLRGKLDYTDVGFALLPEHFTLRQLQDVHAAIRGAPLNKSAFRRRMRDRGWIAPTGAREAGTAFRPAELFRFDSSGQF